From one Acinonyx jubatus isolate Ajub_Pintada_27869175 chromosome B1, VMU_Ajub_asm_v1.0, whole genome shotgun sequence genomic stretch:
- the POMK gene encoding protein O-mannose kinase isoform X1 — translation MLHCGPHTGSDARAELEITGDNSMEKKAQDSRKGAPHRAVPPAVGLLFSMALMNTLLYFCLDWFFISRPRSAPSSAHCPHGHFRMGQMKNCSPWLSCEELRTEVRQLKRVGEGAVKRVFLSEWKERKVALSRLTSLEMKDDFLHGLRMLKTLQSKHVVTLLGYCEEDNTILTEYHPLGSLSNLEETLNLSKYHSVNTWQHRLQLAMNYVAIIHYLHHSPLGTLVMCDSSDLPKTLSQYLLTSNFSIVVNDLDALPLVNHSSRTFVKCGHRELHGDFVAPEQLWPYGEDMPFDDDLMPSYDEKIDIWKIPDVSSFLLGHVEGSDMVRFHLFDIHKACKSQTPAERPTAREILDTYEKVLNLLRETVMSQTREML, via the exons ATGCTCCACTGCGGGCCTCACACCGGCTCTGATGCTAGAGCTGAATTG GAAATTACAGGGGATAACAGTATGGAAAAGAAAGCCCAGGACAGCAGAAAAGGTGCCCCCCACAGAGCCGTGCCCCCAGCTGTGGGGCTGCTCTTCTCCATGGCCCTCATGAACACGCTCCTCTACTTCTGCCTTGATTGGTTTTTCATCTCCCGTCCACGCTCTGCTCCCAGCTCTGCTCACTGTCCCCACGGACACTTCAGAATGGGACAGATGAAAAACTGTTCACCGTGGCTGTCCTGCGAGGAGCTGAGGACCGAAGTGAGGCAGTTGAAGCGTGTTGGAGAAGGAGCTGTGAAGAGA GTCTTTCTGTCTGAGTGGAAGGAACGCAAAGTCGCGCTCTCACGGCTCACCAGTCTGGAGATGAAAGATGATTTCCTGCATGGGCTGCGGATGCTGAAAACCCTGCAGAGTAAACATGTTGTCACCTTGCTTGGATACTGTGAGGAGGACAACACTATTCTTACCGAATATCACCCCTTAGGTTCcttgagcaatctggaagaaacgcTCAACCTTTCCAAGTACCACAGTGTGAACACATGGCAGCACAGGCTGCAGCTGGCCATGAATTACGTGGCCATCATCCACTACCTGCACCACAGCCCCCTGGGTACCCTGGTCATGTGCGATTCCAGTGACCTGCCCAAGACCTTGTCCCAGTATCTGCTGACGAGCAACTTCAGCATTGTGGTAAACGACCTGGACGCCTTGCCCCTGGTGAACCACAGCTCAAGGACTTTTGTGAAGTGTGGCCACAGGGAGCTTCACGGGGACTTTGTGGCTCCAGAGCAGCTGTGGCCCTATGGAGAAGACATGCCTTTTGACGATGATCTCATGCCGTCATATGATGAGAAGATCGACATCTGGAAGATTCCAGATGTCTCTAGTTTCCTTTTGGGGCACGTTGAAGGAAGTGATATGGTCCGATTTCATTTGTTTGATATTCATAAGGCGTGTAAGAGCCAGACTCCTGCAGAAAGACCCACTGCTCGAGAAATTCTAGACACTTATGAGAAGGTTTTGAATCTGCTCAGAGAAACTGTGATGTCCCAGACAAGAGAAATGCTATGA
- the POMK gene encoding protein O-mannose kinase isoform X2: MEKKAQDSRKGAPHRAVPPAVGLLFSMALMNTLLYFCLDWFFISRPRSAPSSAHCPHGHFRMGQMKNCSPWLSCEELRTEVRQLKRVGEGAVKRVFLSEWKERKVALSRLTSLEMKDDFLHGLRMLKTLQSKHVVTLLGYCEEDNTILTEYHPLGSLSNLEETLNLSKYHSVNTWQHRLQLAMNYVAIIHYLHHSPLGTLVMCDSSDLPKTLSQYLLTSNFSIVVNDLDALPLVNHSSRTFVKCGHRELHGDFVAPEQLWPYGEDMPFDDDLMPSYDEKIDIWKIPDVSSFLLGHVEGSDMVRFHLFDIHKACKSQTPAERPTAREILDTYEKVLNLLRETVMSQTREML, encoded by the exons ATGGAAAAGAAAGCCCAGGACAGCAGAAAAGGTGCCCCCCACAGAGCCGTGCCCCCAGCTGTGGGGCTGCTCTTCTCCATGGCCCTCATGAACACGCTCCTCTACTTCTGCCTTGATTGGTTTTTCATCTCCCGTCCACGCTCTGCTCCCAGCTCTGCTCACTGTCCCCACGGACACTTCAGAATGGGACAGATGAAAAACTGTTCACCGTGGCTGTCCTGCGAGGAGCTGAGGACCGAAGTGAGGCAGTTGAAGCGTGTTGGAGAAGGAGCTGTGAAGAGA GTCTTTCTGTCTGAGTGGAAGGAACGCAAAGTCGCGCTCTCACGGCTCACCAGTCTGGAGATGAAAGATGATTTCCTGCATGGGCTGCGGATGCTGAAAACCCTGCAGAGTAAACATGTTGTCACCTTGCTTGGATACTGTGAGGAGGACAACACTATTCTTACCGAATATCACCCCTTAGGTTCcttgagcaatctggaagaaacgcTCAACCTTTCCAAGTACCACAGTGTGAACACATGGCAGCACAGGCTGCAGCTGGCCATGAATTACGTGGCCATCATCCACTACCTGCACCACAGCCCCCTGGGTACCCTGGTCATGTGCGATTCCAGTGACCTGCCCAAGACCTTGTCCCAGTATCTGCTGACGAGCAACTTCAGCATTGTGGTAAACGACCTGGACGCCTTGCCCCTGGTGAACCACAGCTCAAGGACTTTTGTGAAGTGTGGCCACAGGGAGCTTCACGGGGACTTTGTGGCTCCAGAGCAGCTGTGGCCCTATGGAGAAGACATGCCTTTTGACGATGATCTCATGCCGTCATATGATGAGAAGATCGACATCTGGAAGATTCCAGATGTCTCTAGTTTCCTTTTGGGGCACGTTGAAGGAAGTGATATGGTCCGATTTCATTTGTTTGATATTCATAAGGCGTGTAAGAGCCAGACTCCTGCAGAAAGACCCACTGCTCGAGAAATTCTAGACACTTATGAGAAGGTTTTGAATCTGCTCAGAGAAACTGTGATGTCCCAGACAAGAGAAATGCTATGA